The Gillisia sp. Hel_I_86 genome has a segment encoding these proteins:
- the lgt gene encoding prolipoprotein diacylglyceryl transferase → MLFNAITWSPSEGLDLGFFTLHYYSLMFLIAFGLGWYIMKSIYKNEGVSIEKLDPLFIYTVLATLIGARLGHVFFYDWDYFQHHLLEIFLPVRFEPEFEFTGFRGLASHGAAIGIIVAMYLYKKNILDKPILWILDRVVIPVASGAIFIRIGNFMNSEIIGKPTNSDYGVIFKNLGETFPRHPAQLYESFCYLLIFLLLWFVYWKTDKKQKIGFLFGLFLVLLWTVRFFIEFLKEPQVEERAIWLINTGQWLSIPFIIAGLYFMLRPSKRITA, encoded by the coding sequence ATGCTTTTCAACGCAATAACCTGGAGCCCTTCTGAAGGATTGGATTTGGGATTTTTCACCCTTCACTATTACAGTTTAATGTTCCTTATCGCCTTTGGACTAGGCTGGTATATCATGAAAAGCATTTACAAGAACGAGGGGGTTTCCATAGAAAAATTAGATCCGCTATTTATATACACCGTTTTAGCTACTTTAATAGGTGCGAGATTAGGGCATGTCTTCTTTTATGACTGGGATTATTTCCAGCATCATTTATTGGAAATCTTCCTTCCCGTTCGGTTTGAACCAGAATTTGAATTTACAGGTTTCCGCGGACTTGCTAGTCATGGTGCCGCCATTGGGATTATAGTAGCCATGTACCTTTACAAAAAAAATATTTTGGACAAACCAATTTTATGGATCTTGGACCGAGTGGTAATTCCTGTTGCCAGTGGTGCTATTTTTATCAGGATCGGGAATTTCATGAATTCTGAAATCATAGGAAAACCAACTAATAGCGATTACGGCGTGATCTTTAAAAATTTGGGGGAAACCTTCCCGAGGCATCCTGCCCAACTTTATGAATCTTTTTGCTACTTATTGATCTTTTTGCTTCTATGGTTCGTTTACTGGAAAACAGATAAAAAACAAAAGATAGGATTTCTTTTCGGATTATTCCTGGTATTGCTTTGGACCGTACGGTTCTTTATAGAATTCCTAAAAGAGCCTCAGGTAGAAGAGCGCGCAATATGGCTTATCAATACAGGACAATGGCTTAGTATTCCATTTATTATAGCTGGTCTTTACTTTATGCTTAGACCTTCAAAAAGGATTACGGCATGA
- the yidD gene encoding membrane protein insertion efficiency factor YidD — translation MLKKYLAYPFVILVKFYQKAISPLTPATCRYTPSCSQYTLVALEKYGIFKGGWMSLKRIASCNPWGSSGHDPVP, via the coding sequence GTGTTAAAAAAATATTTGGCATATCCCTTTGTTATACTGGTAAAATTTTATCAGAAGGCAATCTCACCATTAACTCCCGCAACCTGTAGGTATACTCCATCGTGTTCTCAATATACGTTGGTAGCACTTGAGAAATATGGCATTTTCAAAGGTGGTTGGATGAGCCTTAAAAGAATTGCCAGTTGCAATCCTTGGGGAAGCTCTGGCCATGATCCCGTTCCATGA
- a CDS encoding DUF192 domain-containing protein, with protein MKKLKRILSVGAIFGILFSCADEVKNTSIETDEIEFAKEGELFLLKAGDTLQKLDIEFAETSYEQQTGLMYRKSMQENQAMLFVYPEETMHSFYMKNTYIPLDLVFFGKDSTIVSFQENATPLDETSLPSKVPAQFILEVNAGKVEQWNLAEGDKMAISRN; from the coding sequence ATGAAAAAGCTAAAGAGAATTCTTAGCGTGGGGGCTATCTTCGGAATACTATTTTCTTGTGCAGATGAAGTAAAGAATACTTCCATAGAGACTGATGAAATTGAGTTTGCCAAAGAAGGTGAATTGTTTCTTTTGAAAGCAGGAGACACCCTACAGAAGCTGGACATAGAGTTCGCTGAAACCTCGTATGAGCAGCAAACAGGTTTGATGTACAGAAAATCCATGCAAGAGAATCAAGCGATGCTCTTTGTCTATCCAGAAGAAACCATGCACAGCTTCTATATGAAGAATACCTATATTCCCTTAGACCTTGTTTTCTTCGGAAAAGATAGTACTATCGTTAGTTTTCAAGAAAATGCAACGCCTTTGGATGAAACTTCGTTGCCCTCTAAAGTACCTGCTCAATTCATCTTGGAAGTAAATGCGGGCAAGGTGGAGCAATGGAACCTTGCAGAAGGGGATAAAATGGCGATTTCTAGAAATTAA
- the cysS gene encoding cysteine--tRNA ligase, protein MALYKEQSLTLYNSITGEKEIFKPINEGHVGMYVCGPTVYSNVHLGNCRTFISFDLIFRYLKHLGYKVRYVRNITDAGHLENDADSGEDRIAKKARLEQIEPMEVVQRYTVDFHNTLQKFNNLPPSIEPTATGHIVEQIETIKTIIKKGFAYEVNGSVYFDVLKFNKDHDYGKLSGRSIEDMIANTRELAGQSDKKNPQDFALWKKAEPQHIMRWPSPWSDGFPGWHLECTVMSTKYLGEQFDIHGGGMDLKFPHHECEIAQGEASTGKNPVNYWIHANMLTLNGQKMAKSTGNNILPNEIFTGDNDNLSKGFSPSVARFFMLQANYRSILDFSNTALLASEKGFNRLMDAYRNSLQLPVSSSSSFSVSEWKQRCYDAMNDDFNSPILIATLFEAVKYIVGVKGGNEQITAEDKELLHTTMHDFIFDVLGLLDTTITNQDNSEKLSGTVELLIKLRTEARNNKDFATSDQIRDQLLALGIQLKDGKEGTVFSLAD, encoded by the coding sequence ATGGCTCTTTATAAGGAACAAAGCTTAACACTTTACAACTCGATCACAGGAGAAAAGGAAATTTTTAAACCAATAAATGAAGGCCACGTAGGAATGTATGTGTGTGGGCCCACCGTTTATAGCAATGTTCATCTAGGAAACTGTCGTACTTTTATTTCTTTCGATCTTATTTTTAGATACCTAAAACATTTAGGCTATAAAGTTCGCTACGTGAGAAATATTACTGATGCCGGACATTTGGAAAATGATGCAGATAGTGGAGAGGACAGAATTGCCAAAAAAGCCCGATTAGAGCAAATTGAACCTATGGAAGTGGTTCAACGGTATACCGTAGATTTTCACAATACATTGCAAAAATTCAACAACCTGCCCCCAAGTATCGAACCTACCGCTACAGGGCATATTGTAGAGCAGATAGAAACAATAAAAACCATTATTAAGAAAGGCTTTGCGTACGAGGTAAATGGATCTGTTTATTTTGATGTATTAAAATTCAACAAAGATCATGACTACGGAAAACTTAGCGGTCGATCTATTGAAGATATGATTGCAAATACGCGTGAACTTGCCGGTCAAAGTGACAAGAAGAATCCGCAGGATTTCGCGCTTTGGAAAAAGGCAGAACCACAACATATTATGCGCTGGCCATCTCCTTGGAGTGACGGGTTTCCTGGCTGGCACCTAGAATGTACCGTGATGAGCACTAAATACTTAGGCGAGCAGTTCGACATTCACGGTGGTGGAATGGATCTAAAATTCCCACATCACGAATGTGAGATCGCGCAAGGGGAAGCTTCTACCGGGAAAAATCCTGTAAATTACTGGATACATGCCAATATGCTCACCCTTAACGGGCAAAAAATGGCAAAAAGCACTGGAAACAATATTCTTCCAAATGAAATATTTACCGGGGATAACGATAATCTAAGTAAAGGTTTTAGCCCGTCTGTAGCACGATTTTTTATGCTTCAGGCCAATTATAGGAGCATCCTGGATTTTTCCAATACCGCATTGCTAGCAAGTGAAAAAGGCTTTAACAGGCTCATGGACGCTTATAGAAATAGTTTGCAACTACCTGTTTCATCAAGCTCCTCCTTTTCTGTTTCTGAATGGAAACAACGCTGTTATGATGCCATGAACGACGACTTTAATAGTCCTATCTTGATCGCCACTTTATTTGAAGCTGTAAAATACATCGTAGGAGTCAAAGGAGGCAACGAGCAAATCACTGCTGAAGACAAGGAGCTCTTGCACACAACCATGCACGATTTTATTTTCGATGTGCTTGGTTTGTTGGATACAACTATAACCAATCAAGATAATTCTGAAAAACTTTCTGGGACGGTAGAATTGCTTATTAAATTAAGGACAGAGGCAAGAAACAATAAAGATTTTGCTACCAGCGATCAAATTAGGGATCAATTACTGGCATTGGGAATTCAACTAAAAGATGGGAAAGAAGGAACCGTTTTTAGCCTGGCAGATTAA